From Pantoea sp. Ep11b, the proteins below share one genomic window:
- the suhB gene encoding inositol-1-monophosphatase, giving the protein MHPMLNIAVRAARKAGNLIAKYYETPDAVEASQKGSNDFVTNVDREAERLIIEIIRKSYPKHTIITEESGELAGEDQDVQWVIDPLDGTSNFIKRLPHFAVSIAVRIKGRTEVAVVYDPMRNELFTSSRGQGAQLNGYRLRGSIARDLDGTVLATGFPFKMKQHAPAYMNILTKLFTQCADFRRTGSAALDLAYVAAGRVDGYFEIGLKPWDFAAGELLVREAGGLVTDFTGNHGYLLSGNLVAGNPRVVKAMLSGMRDELSEALKR; this is encoded by the coding sequence ATGCATCCAATGCTCAACATTGCCGTGCGCGCAGCGCGCAAGGCCGGAAATTTAATTGCCAAATATTATGAAACCCCGGACGCCGTCGAAGCCAGCCAGAAAGGCAGCAACGACTTCGTAACCAATGTTGACCGCGAAGCAGAACGCCTGATTATCGAAATTATTCGTAAATCTTATCCAAAACACACCATCATCACCGAAGAGAGCGGTGAACTGGCGGGTGAAGATCAGGACGTTCAATGGGTTATCGATCCGCTGGATGGCACCTCCAACTTTATTAAACGTTTACCCCACTTTGCCGTCTCTATCGCGGTGCGCATTAAAGGCCGCACTGAAGTCGCCGTGGTTTACGACCCGATGCGTAATGAGCTCTTCACCTCGTCACGCGGTCAGGGCGCGCAGCTGAACGGCTACCGTCTGCGCGGCAGCATTGCACGCGATCTGGATGGCACCGTTCTGGCGACCGGTTTCCCGTTCAAAATGAAGCAGCATGCGCCTGCCTACATGAACATCCTCACTAAGCTCTTTACGCAGTGCGCCGATTTCCGCCGCACCGGTTCTGCTGCGCTGGATCTGGCTTATGTCGCGGCCGGTCGCGTGGATGGCTACTTCGAGATTGGCCTGAAGCCGTGGGATTTCGCCGCGGGCGAACTGCTGGTGCGTGAAGCGGGCGGTCTGGTCACCGACTTCACCGGTAACCACGGCTATCTGCTGTCAGGAAACCTGGTGGCAGGTAACCCGCGCGTGGTGAAAGCGATGCTGTCAGGCATGCGCGATGAGCTGAGCGAAGCGTTAAAACGCTAA
- a CDS encoding TIGR04086 family membrane protein: MADTRFNNGYTETLATGPAGLPLKRISWSAVFAGVICALIVHIILTLLGTAIGATTIDPMKEQNPLDGIGTGALVWTAIEMLVAMAAGSYVAGRLAQREGAMHGLLMFGVSTIFTIYLAIALATSVLGGAMNILGSGFQALGSGISAAAPSVTQMAKEKLQENNINLDSLQNELETTLRQTGKPELQPENLKQDANNEAQNAENQASNTANHPETADTDLTNWLKGVMDRHSDTLQAADRDALKNIIKARTGKSDEEVDQIVAKAEQNYQQAMQKYQELKQQAEQKAREAGEKAAAATAKASWYALILLVIEAVLAGVMGMVGRRTQPRQVLSHERR; this comes from the coding sequence ATGGCTGATACCCGTTTTAATAATGGCTACACCGAAACGCTGGCGACCGGGCCCGCGGGATTACCGTTAAAGCGTATTTCCTGGAGCGCCGTATTTGCCGGTGTTATTTGTGCGTTAATCGTTCATATCATTCTGACGCTGCTGGGTACGGCCATTGGTGCCACCACCATTGATCCGATGAAAGAACAGAACCCTCTCGACGGCATTGGTACTGGTGCACTGGTCTGGACGGCCATTGAAATGCTGGTCGCGATGGCCGCGGGTAGTTATGTCGCAGGCCGTCTGGCTCAGCGTGAAGGCGCCATGCACGGTTTACTGATGTTCGGCGTTAGCACAATTTTCACTATTTACCTGGCGATTGCGCTGGCAACCAGCGTATTAGGTGGTGCCATGAATATTCTGGGTTCCGGTTTCCAGGCACTGGGCAGTGGTATTTCCGCCGCCGCGCCTTCGGTTACTCAGATGGCGAAAGAAAAACTGCAGGAAAATAATATTAATCTCGACAGCCTGCAGAATGAACTGGAAACCACTTTACGTCAGACCGGCAAGCCGGAATTACAGCCAGAGAACCTGAAGCAGGATGCGAATAATGAAGCGCAGAACGCTGAGAACCAGGCAAGTAATACCGCGAATCATCCTGAGACAGCTGATACTGATCTGACTAACTGGTTAAAAGGCGTGATGGATCGTCACTCGGATACGCTGCAGGCTGCCGACCGCGATGCGCTGAAAAATATTATCAAAGCCCGCACCGGTAAAAGCGATGAAGAAGTGGATCAGATCGTAGCTAAAGCCGAGCAGAACTATCAGCAGGCGATGCAGAAATATCAGGAACTGAAACAGCAGGCTGAACAGAAAGCGCGTGAAGCCGGTGAGAAAGCCGCTGCCGCGACCGCTAAAGCAAGCTGGTATGCCCTGATCCTGCTGGTTATCGAAGCTGTGCTGGCTGGCGTGATGGGGATGGTGGGTCGTCGTACTCAGCCTCGTCAGGTGCTGTCACACGAACGTCGTTAA
- a CDS encoding nickel/cobalt transporter, translating to MSVIARSNRVPRRWPLWLMAALFISTAGLVWFCWPQILLQSVLWQKDLHQQMTWLLQQVAAQPHQAGLSLVIFSLLYGVLHALGPGHGKVVITTFLATHPGRVKTSIRLTLLASLLQGSVAIALVTVMLVLLKTSSRQLHLSSFWLERGSYLLVMGLGIVMGYRALRALWRALRPRAAPPFQSFQPLTPHSPHHQHSDQCGCGHAHLPTPQQLSGNVSVKTQLLVVLSMGLRPCSGAIMMLLFAKVIGVYLWGVLSAAVMALGTALTISAIGLLVQQARTVAQRLAQPSEEAGTSRLLMPLLTLIGSLILIVAGVALWQAARMTPAGGIRPF from the coding sequence ATGTCAGTGATCGCCCGGTCGAACCGGGTGCCCCGGCGCTGGCCACTCTGGCTGATGGCGGCACTGTTTATCAGCACTGCGGGGCTGGTCTGGTTCTGCTGGCCGCAGATCCTGCTGCAGAGCGTCCTGTGGCAGAAAGATCTGCACCAGCAGATGACCTGGCTGTTACAGCAGGTGGCGGCGCAGCCTCATCAGGCTGGCCTTTCACTGGTGATCTTCAGCCTGCTCTATGGCGTGCTGCACGCGCTGGGGCCGGGCCACGGTAAAGTGGTGATCACTACCTTTCTGGCGACCCATCCGGGCCGCGTAAAAACCAGTATCAGACTCACGCTGCTGGCCTCCCTGCTGCAGGGCTCGGTGGCGATCGCCCTGGTGACGGTGATGCTGGTGCTGCTGAAAACCTCGTCGCGTCAGCTGCACCTCAGCAGTTTCTGGCTGGAGAGGGGCAGTTACCTGTTGGTGATGGGGCTGGGGATCGTGATGGGGTATCGGGCGCTGCGGGCGCTGTGGCGGGCGCTGCGTCCGCGAGCGGCACCGCCGTTTCAGTCGTTCCAGCCGCTGACGCCGCATTCCCCTCACCATCAGCACAGCGATCAGTGTGGGTGTGGTCATGCCCATCTGCCGACTCCGCAGCAGCTGAGCGGCAATGTCAGCGTGAAAACCCAGCTGCTGGTGGTGCTATCGATGGGACTGCGCCCCTGTTCCGGCGCGATTATGATGCTGCTGTTCGCCAAAGTGATCGGAGTCTATCTCTGGGGCGTTCTCTCCGCTGCGGTGATGGCGCTGGGCACGGCGCTGACGATTTCGGCCATTGGTCTGCTGGTTCAGCAGGCGCGTACGGTGGCGCAGCGCCTGGCGCAGCCGAGCGAAGAGGCCGGAACGTCCCGGCTGCTCATGCCGCTGCTGACCCTGATCGGGAGCCTGATTTTAATCGTAGCCGGAGTGGCCTTATGGCAGGCCGCCCGGATGACGCCAGCCGGTGGCATTCGTCCTTTCTGA
- a CDS encoding DUF1007 family protein, whose protein sequence is MKRALFLLLMTASPALLAHPHSFIDMKTELVAKDDTFTGLKMIWTMDEITSADLLYDAGEAKPGSVVWKKLAAEVMANVLGQHYFSEIWHNQQRVKFLNLPTEYNLSRSGHKAVLEFILPLAEPPTLAGQRFEILTFDPTYFVDMFYDNPGALTLPPALQTRCRLTLNTPKPDDALKQYALSLDKADAPAEELDLGRQFAQTVVLTCQ, encoded by the coding sequence ATGAAACGTGCACTTTTTCTTTTGCTGATGACCGCGAGTCCGGCGCTGCTGGCCCATCCGCATAGCTTCATCGACATGAAAACTGAGCTGGTGGCGAAGGATGACACCTTTACCGGCCTGAAGATGATCTGGACCATGGATGAGATTACCTCTGCCGATCTGCTCTATGACGCAGGCGAGGCGAAGCCTGGCAGCGTGGTGTGGAAGAAGCTGGCGGCGGAGGTGATGGCCAACGTGCTGGGACAGCACTACTTTTCGGAAATCTGGCATAACCAACAGCGGGTAAAGTTTTTGAATCTGCCAACGGAATACAACCTGTCGCGCAGCGGCCACAAAGCAGTGCTGGAGTTCATTCTGCCGCTGGCGGAACCGCCAACGCTGGCCGGACAGCGCTTTGAGATCCTGACGTTCGATCCCACCTATTTTGTCGATATGTTCTATGACAACCCCGGTGCCCTGACGCTGCCACCCGCGCTGCAGACGCGCTGCCGGTTAACCCTGAACACGCCAAAGCCTGACGACGCGCTGAAGCAGTATGCGCTGTCACTGGATAAGGCGGACGCACCGGCGGAAGAACTCGATCTGGGTCGCCAGTTTGCGCAGACGGTGGTGCTGACATGTCAGTGA
- the csiE gene encoding stationary phase inducible protein CsiE — protein MSSATPLAPLFTRSQRQCHLLLLLFLPTPALTLEKVCQLNGVDPAVARQDIADVGLEIQRYHQLELHQMVDGSFRLHGTELDRRLCLLHNLRRSLRLSTDFVCEQFAAPLRQRLKVMKIEKALWDETNLQALIQHCSLRMKRDFSDRDRLFLQIYMKYGLCQRQPVLFSETQRAWLQHKAERQAAEDVIHHWRKRCNPAPPVSETDFWTLLFSQIHTPGVETVAHPAETQLLQATQQLIDDFEQCAGVTFADRAELLHQLYPHLTQALDRTHFSIGIDNSVALDVSRLYPRLLRTTQQALQRFEQHYQVTFSQEEVSLVTIIFGAWLMQGSALQEKQVLLLTGDDADLEQDVEQQIREITLLPVNITYQDVKLFQREGAPRDVDIIISPYPTSLPLFSPPLVHAELPLTLHHQQRIRYLLES, from the coding sequence ATGAGTTCTGCTACCCCTTTGGCACCACTCTTCACCCGTTCACAGCGTCAGTGCCATCTTTTATTGCTGCTATTTCTGCCAACACCCGCGCTTACACTTGAAAAAGTCTGCCAGCTGAATGGCGTCGATCCTGCTGTTGCCCGACAGGATATCGCGGATGTGGGCCTTGAGATACAGCGATATCACCAACTGGAGTTGCACCAGATGGTCGATGGCAGCTTTCGCCTTCATGGTACAGAGTTGGATCGACGCCTTTGTCTGCTGCACAACCTGCGACGCAGTCTGCGCCTGTCGACGGATTTCGTCTGCGAGCAGTTCGCCGCCCCCCTGCGTCAGCGCCTGAAGGTAATGAAGATCGAGAAGGCGCTGTGGGATGAGACCAATCTGCAGGCGCTGATCCAGCACTGCAGCCTGCGCATGAAGCGTGATTTCAGCGACCGCGACCGGCTGTTTTTGCAGATCTATATGAAGTATGGCCTGTGTCAGCGTCAGCCGGTGCTGTTCAGTGAAACCCAGCGCGCGTGGCTACAGCATAAAGCTGAACGCCAGGCCGCAGAGGATGTGATTCATCACTGGCGAAAACGCTGCAATCCTGCCCCGCCCGTCAGTGAAACGGACTTCTGGACGTTGCTGTTCAGCCAGATCCATACGCCTGGCGTGGAGACAGTTGCCCATCCTGCGGAAACGCAACTTCTGCAGGCCACTCAGCAGCTGATCGATGACTTTGAGCAGTGTGCCGGGGTCACCTTCGCCGACCGCGCCGAGTTGCTGCACCAGCTCTATCCGCACCTGACCCAGGCGCTGGACCGCACCCATTTCAGTATCGGTATTGATAATAGCGTGGCCCTGGATGTCAGCCGCCTCTATCCCCGGCTGCTGCGCACCACGCAACAGGCATTGCAGCGGTTTGAGCAGCACTATCAGGTGACGTTTTCTCAGGAAGAGGTCAGTTTAGTGACCATCATTTTTGGGGCCTGGCTGATGCAGGGCAGCGCGCTGCAGGAGAAGCAGGTGCTGCTGCTGACCGGTGACGATGCCGATCTGGAACAGGATGTTGAGCAGCAGATCCGGGAGATTACCCTGCTGCCCGTCAACATTACCTATCAGGATGTGAAACTGTTTCAGCGGGAGGGCGCGCCGCGGGATGTGGACATTATCATTTCACCCTACCCCACCTCACTGCCGCTCTTCTCGCCGCCGCTGGTGCATGCTGAATTGCCGCTGACGCTACACCATCAGCAGCGCATTCGTTATTTGCTGGAGTCGTAG
- a CDS encoding 3-phenylpropionate MFS transporter: MAIASARWLGLGYFTYFFCYGIYLPFWGVWLKGTGLDAEKIGLLLGCGMVARFVGSLLIASQVRNPGRLITALRLLALMTSLFAAGFWAGEQWMWLLTVMIGFNLFFSPLVPLSDALAATWTQQIGLAYGPVRLWGSLAFVVSSALTGVLVSAYSSQAILLLLSVGVIAMLSGMMLKPATQPHGNERQSAAGGGWQVWRDLLREKAVWRFMLCVTLLQGAHAAYYGFSAIWWQESGYSASMVGYLWSLGVVAEIIIFALSNRLFRRWSARDLLLLSGVCALIRWSLMGASTALPLLIVAQILHCGSFTVCHLAAMRFIAARQGAEVIRLQSLYSALAMGGGIAIMTMICGVLFAHLQGHLFWVMALVALPALFLRPGYDSSK, encoded by the coding sequence ATGGCAATCGCGTCTGCCAGATGGCTCGGACTGGGCTACTTCACTTACTTCTTCTGTTACGGCATCTATCTGCCATTCTGGGGCGTCTGGCTGAAAGGCACCGGGCTGGATGCGGAAAAAATTGGCCTGCTGCTGGGCTGCGGTATGGTGGCGCGTTTTGTCGGCAGCCTGCTGATCGCCTCGCAGGTCCGTAATCCCGGCCGGCTGATCACCGCACTGCGCCTGCTGGCACTGATGACCTCTCTGTTTGCTGCTGGTTTCTGGGCAGGGGAGCAGTGGATGTGGCTGCTGACCGTGATGATCGGTTTTAACCTCTTCTTCTCGCCGCTGGTGCCGCTTAGCGATGCACTGGCCGCGACCTGGACGCAGCAGATTGGCCTGGCGTACGGGCCGGTCAGATTGTGGGGATCGCTGGCCTTTGTGGTCAGCTCAGCCTTAACCGGCGTGCTGGTCAGTGCTTACTCCTCTCAGGCGATTCTGCTGCTGCTCTCCGTCGGCGTTATCGCCATGCTGAGTGGGATGATGCTGAAGCCCGCGACTCAGCCGCACGGCAACGAACGGCAGAGCGCCGCAGGCGGCGGCTGGCAGGTCTGGCGTGACCTGCTGCGGGAAAAGGCGGTCTGGCGATTTATGCTCTGCGTGACGCTGCTGCAGGGGGCGCATGCCGCCTATTACGGCTTCAGTGCGATCTGGTGGCAGGAGAGCGGCTATTCTGCCTCGATGGTGGGCTATCTCTGGTCGCTGGGCGTGGTGGCGGAAATCATCATCTTTGCCCTGAGCAATCGCCTGTTCCGCCGCTGGAGCGCGCGCGATCTGCTGCTGCTCTCGGGCGTCTGTGCCCTGATCCGCTGGAGCCTGATGGGAGCCAGCACCGCGCTGCCGCTGCTGATTGTGGCGCAGATCCTTCACTGCGGCAGCTTTACTGTCTGTCATCTGGCGGCGATGCGCTTTATTGCCGCGCGGCAGGGCGCGGAGGTAATCCGGCTGCAGTCGCTCTATTCGGCGCTGGCGATGGGCGGCGGGATTGCGATCATGACCATGATCTGCGGGGTGCTGTTCGCCCATCTGCAGGGGCATCTTTTCTGGGTGATGGCACTGGTCGCGCTGCCTGCGCTGTTTCTGCGTCCGGGCTACGACTCCAGCAAATAA
- the glyA gene encoding serine hydroxymethyltransferase — MLKRDMNIADYDAELWQAMEQETVRQEEHIELIASENYTSPRVMQAQGSQLTNKYAEGYPGKRYYGGCEYVDIVEQLAIDRAKALFGADYANVQPHSGSQANFAVYTALLQPGDTILGMNLAHGGHLTHGSPVNLSGKLYNVVAYGIDEAGKIDYDELAELAKTHKPKMIVGGFSAYSGVCDWAKMREIADSVGAWLFVDMAHVAGLVAAEVYPSPIPHAHIVTSTTHKTLAGPRGGIILAKNGDEEFYKKLNSAVFPGGQGGPLMHVIAGKAVAFKEAMEPEFKTYQQQVAKNAKAMVEVLIARGYDIVSGGTHNHLFLIDLVSKNLTGKEADAALGRANITVNKNSVPNDPKSPFVTSGIRIGTPAVTRRGFKEADVRELAGWIADVLDNINDEATIERTKQKVLDICGRLPVYA; from the coding sequence ATGTTAAAGCGTGATATGAACATTGCCGATTACGATGCCGAGTTGTGGCAGGCAATGGAGCAGGAGACAGTGCGTCAGGAAGAGCACATTGAACTGATTGCTTCTGAAAACTACACCAGCCCGCGTGTTATGCAGGCGCAGGGTTCTCAGCTCACCAACAAATACGCTGAAGGTTATCCGGGCAAACGCTACTACGGCGGTTGTGAATACGTTGATATCGTTGAGCAACTGGCTATCGACCGCGCTAAAGCGCTGTTTGGTGCCGATTACGCTAACGTGCAGCCACACTCCGGTTCCCAGGCTAACTTTGCGGTTTACACGGCGCTGCTGCAGCCGGGCGATACTATTCTTGGCATGAACCTGGCGCACGGTGGACACCTGACTCACGGTTCACCGGTTAACCTGTCAGGCAAACTCTATAACGTCGTGGCTTACGGTATCGATGAAGCCGGTAAAATTGACTACGACGAACTGGCTGAACTGGCGAAAACCCACAAGCCAAAAATGATTGTCGGCGGCTTCTCAGCTTACTCCGGCGTCTGCGACTGGGCGAAAATGCGCGAGATCGCGGACAGCGTCGGCGCCTGGCTGTTTGTTGATATGGCACACGTTGCCGGTCTGGTGGCCGCTGAGGTCTACCCAAGCCCGATCCCGCATGCCCATATCGTGACCTCCACCACCCACAAAACCCTGGCGGGTCCGCGCGGCGGCATCATCCTGGCGAAAAACGGCGACGAAGAGTTCTACAAGAAACTGAACTCGGCGGTCTTCCCGGGCGGTCAGGGTGGTCCTCTGATGCACGTTATCGCCGGTAAAGCCGTGGCCTTCAAAGAGGCGATGGAGCCGGAATTCAAAACCTACCAGCAGCAGGTAGCAAAAAACGCCAAAGCGATGGTAGAGGTGCTGATTGCGCGCGGCTACGACATCGTTTCTGGCGGCACGCACAACCATCTGTTCCTGATCGATCTGGTGAGCAAGAACCTGACCGGTAAAGAGGCGGATGCGGCGCTGGGCCGTGCCAACATCACCGTCAACAAAAACAGCGTACCAAACGATCCGAAAAGCCCGTTTGTTACCTCCGGTATCCGTATCGGCACTCCGGCAGTAACCCGTCGTGGCTTCAAAGAAGCTGACGTGCGTGAACTGGCGGGCTGGATCGCCGACGTGCTGGACAACATCAATGATGAAGCGACCATTGAGCGCACCAAACAGAAAGTGCTGGATATCTGCGGCCGTCTGCCGGTTTATGCATAA
- the hmpA gene encoding NO-inducible flavohemoprotein — MLDAQTIATVKSTLPAIAACGPALTAHFYDRMLSRHPELKNVFNMNNQRNGDQREALFNAICAYGANLENLAVLLPAVEKIAQKHTSLNIQPEQYAIVGENLLATIQEMLNPGDEVLAAWGRAYGVLADLFIRREEEIYQATEQQTGGWRGTRAFRISAIEPQSEAIKSFTFTPVGDGPVAAFKPGQYLTIHLQPASFAHHQIRQYSLTHLSNGKDYRIAVKREAQGTVSGWLHEHGRVGDVLQLAAPHGDFFLDIDSVTPVALISAGVGQTPMLAMLHALAASHHPAPVSWLHAAENGKQHAFAEEVRDTGAPLCDFASRVWYRHPTADDAGRYDAEGVMDISQLSARLTLPETHFYLCGPLAFMQHVVAQLRDAGVTETHIHYELFGPHKGM, encoded by the coding sequence ATGCTTGATGCCCAGACAATCGCCACCGTTAAATCGACCCTGCCTGCCATCGCCGCCTGCGGCCCGGCGCTGACCGCACACTTCTATGACCGCATGCTGTCGCGCCATCCGGAACTCAAAAATGTCTTTAACATGAACAACCAGCGCAACGGCGATCAGCGGGAAGCACTGTTCAATGCGATCTGCGCCTACGGTGCTAACCTGGAGAACCTGGCCGTGCTGCTGCCTGCGGTAGAGAAGATCGCCCAGAAACACACCAGCCTGAATATTCAGCCTGAGCAGTACGCCATCGTTGGCGAGAATCTGCTGGCGACCATTCAGGAAATGCTGAATCCGGGCGATGAGGTGCTGGCGGCATGGGGACGCGCCTATGGCGTGCTGGCGGATCTGTTTATCCGGCGGGAAGAGGAGATCTATCAGGCAACAGAACAGCAGACCGGCGGCTGGCGCGGCACCCGCGCCTTTCGCATCAGCGCCATTGAGCCGCAGAGCGAGGCGATCAAGAGCTTTACCTTCACGCCGGTCGGTGACGGCCCGGTTGCCGCCTTTAAACCAGGTCAGTATCTGACGATTCATCTGCAACCCGCCAGTTTCGCCCATCACCAGATTCGTCAGTATTCACTGACGCACCTCAGCAACGGCAAAGATTATCGTATCGCGGTGAAACGTGAGGCGCAGGGCACGGTCTCAGGCTGGCTGCATGAGCACGGCCGGGTGGGCGATGTGCTGCAGCTGGCCGCGCCGCACGGCGACTTCTTCCTGGATATCGACTCTGTCACCCCGGTGGCGCTGATCTCTGCGGGCGTCGGGCAGACGCCGATGCTGGCGATGCTGCATGCGCTGGCGGCCAGCCACCATCCTGCGCCGGTCAGCTGGCTGCACGCGGCGGAGAACGGTAAACAGCACGCCTTTGCCGAAGAAGTTCGTGACACGGGGGCACCGCTCTGCGATTTCGCCAGCCGGGTCTGGTATCGCCATCCTACGGCTGACGATGCCGGTCGTTATGATGCGGAGGGCGTGATGGATATCAGTCAGCTCTCTGCGCGGCTCACCTTACCCGAAACGCACTTTTACCTCTGTGGTCCGCTGGCCTTCATGCAGCATGTGGTGGCGCAGCTGCGTGATGCCGGGGTGACAGAAACACATATCCACTACGAACTCTTTGGCCCGCATAAAGGGATGTGA
- the glnB gene encoding nitrogen regulatory protein P-II has protein sequence MKKIDAIIKPFKLDDVREALAEVGITGMTVSEVKGFGRQKGHTELYRGAEYMVDFLPKVKIEIVVGDDIVDTCVETIMRTAQTGKIGDGKIFVFDVARVVRIRTGEEDEEAI, from the coding sequence ATGAAAAAGATTGATGCGATTATTAAACCATTCAAACTCGATGATGTTCGTGAAGCCTTAGCGGAAGTGGGCATCACCGGGATGACCGTGAGCGAAGTCAAAGGTTTTGGCCGCCAGAAAGGGCACACCGAGCTCTATCGCGGCGCAGAATATATGGTCGACTTTTTACCGAAAGTGAAAATCGAGATAGTGGTTGGCGACGATATCGTTGATACCTGCGTCGAGACCATTATGCGCACCGCGCAGACCGGCAAAATCGGTGACGGTAAGATCTTTGTCTTTGACGTGGCGCGCGTCGTGCGTATCCGTACCGGCGAAGAGGATGAAGAGGCGATCTGA
- the glrR gene encoding two-component system response regulator GlrR, producing the protein MVRQAAKLLLVDDDPSLLKLLGMRLRSEGYQVTTAASGPEALRLLQKEKIELVISDLRMDEMDGLALFGEIQKRHTGLPVIILTAHGSIPDAVSATQQGVFSFLTKPVDRDALYKAIDEALAQQAPVSDDRWREAIVTRSPLMLRLLEQAHMVAQSDVSVLINGQSGTGKEMLAQAIHAASPRNGKPFVAINCGALPEQLLESELFGHAKGAFTGAVSARDGLFKTAGGGTLFLDEIGDMPQPLQVKLLRVLQERKVRPLGSDHDIDIDVRIISATHRDLPKAMEKKEFREDLFYRLNVVNLKIPALHQRTEDIPLLANHLLRQAAERHKPQVRSFSVDAMKRLMAASWPGNVRQLVNVIEQCVALSSSPVISDALVEQALSGENSALPTFAEARNQFELNYLRKLLQMTKGNVTNAARLAGRNRTEFYKLLSRHELDASDFKE; encoded by the coding sequence ATGGTCAGACAGGCGGCAAAACTGCTGCTGGTGGATGACGATCCCAGCCTGCTGAAGCTGCTGGGAATGCGTCTGCGCAGCGAAGGTTATCAGGTCACCACAGCGGCCAGCGGACCCGAAGCGTTACGTCTGCTGCAGAAAGAGAAAATCGAACTGGTGATCAGCGATCTGCGGATGGATGAAATGGATGGCCTGGCGCTGTTTGGCGAGATTCAGAAACGCCATACCGGTCTGCCGGTGATTATCCTGACCGCGCATGGCTCCATCCCGGATGCTGTTTCCGCCACTCAGCAGGGCGTGTTCAGCTTCCTGACCAAACCGGTGGATCGGGATGCGCTCTATAAAGCAATTGATGAGGCGCTGGCTCAGCAGGCACCGGTCAGCGACGACCGCTGGCGCGAGGCGATTGTTACCCGCAGTCCGCTGATGCTGCGGCTGCTGGAGCAGGCACACATGGTGGCGCAGTCAGACGTCAGCGTGCTGATTAACGGCCAGAGCGGCACCGGCAAAGAGATGCTGGCACAGGCGATCCACGCCGCCAGCCCGCGCAACGGTAAACCCTTTGTGGCCATCAACTGCGGCGCACTGCCGGAGCAGCTGCTGGAGTCCGAGCTGTTCGGACATGCGAAAGGGGCTTTCACCGGAGCGGTCAGCGCCCGTGACGGCCTGTTTAAAACCGCGGGCGGCGGCACGCTGTTTCTGGATGAGATCGGCGACATGCCTCAGCCGCTGCAGGTAAAGCTTCTGCGGGTGTTGCAGGAACGCAAGGTCAGGCCGCTGGGCAGCGATCACGATATTGATATTGATGTGCGTATCATCTCTGCGACGCATCGCGATCTGCCAAAAGCGATGGAGAAAAAAGAGTTCCGCGAAGATCTCTTCTATCGCCTCAACGTGGTGAACCTGAAAATTCCGGCGCTGCATCAGCGCACGGAGGATATCCCGCTGCTGGCGAATCATCTGCTGCGTCAGGCCGCGGAGCGCCATAAACCTCAGGTGCGCAGTTTTTCGGTCGATGCGATGAAGCGCCTGATGGCCGCCAGCTGGCCGGGCAACGTCCGCCAGCTGGTGAACGTGATTGAGCAGTGCGTTGCGCTCAGCTCATCGCCGGTGATCAGCGATGCGCTGGTGGAGCAGGCGTTAAGCGGCGAAAACAGCGCGTTGCCGACCTTTGCGGAGGCCCGCAATCAGTTCGAGCTGAACTACCTGCGAAAACTGCTGCAGATGACCAAAGGCAACGTCACCAATGCCGCACGCCTGGCCGGACGCAACCGCACCGAGTTTTACAAGCTGCTCTCCCGCCATGAACTGGATGCCAGTGATTTTAAAGAGTAG
- the qseG gene encoding two-component system QseEF-associated lipoprotein QseG, with protein sequence MKYLPALLLSTLLLCGCTTSPATSSLPSGHQVAEPEVRVADYLAIRCNDLWPVEKGEALNNPLYWMRAIDCAEHLSPAEARAEAHRWPAESWSRAFKQGVLMSNGNVTPVERRRYVETLDRYSSDFPSSLRPLIQLWRSNQTAQLDLSEARTRYAHLQQSSDAQLEATRQQMVKQQQQLSDTQHKLERLTDIERQLSSRKAPDVSDNGHGTALPQEEEQ encoded by the coding sequence ATGAAATATTTACCCGCTTTGCTGCTGAGCACGCTGCTGCTCTGCGGCTGTACGACCTCCCCGGCCACCTCCTCTCTGCCGTCAGGCCATCAGGTGGCGGAACCCGAGGTCAGAGTCGCTGATTATCTGGCGATCCGCTGCAACGACCTGTGGCCGGTGGAGAAGGGCGAGGCGCTGAATAATCCCCTCTACTGGATGCGGGCGATCGACTGCGCGGAGCATCTTTCCCCCGCCGAAGCCCGGGCAGAAGCCCACCGCTGGCCAGCTGAGAGCTGGTCGCGCGCCTTTAAGCAGGGCGTGCTGATGTCCAACGGCAACGTCACGCCCGTCGAGCGTCGTCGCTATGTGGAAACCCTGGATCGCTACAGCAGCGACTTCCCCTCCTCTTTGCGCCCGCTGATTCAGCTCTGGCGCAGCAATCAGACCGCGCAGCTCGACCTGAGCGAGGCACGCACCCGTTATGCGCATCTCCAGCAGAGCAGCGATGCCCAGCTGGAGGCGACGCGCCAGCAGATGGTGAAACAACAGCAACAACTCAGTGACACACAGCATAAGCTGGAGCGGCTGACTGACATTGAGCGTCAGCTCTCGTCACGCAAAGCGCCGGATGTCTCTGACAACGGTCACGGCACGGCGCTGCCGCAGGAGGAGGAACAGTAA